The following are encoded together in the Culex pipiens pallens isolate TS chromosome 1, TS_CPP_V2, whole genome shotgun sequence genome:
- the LOC120422565 gene encoding uncharacterized protein LOC120422565 codes for MKLPCQENPTAENDRALLAWKLCTRIRATLDRYHAQDLRNCLRRHDLCSSGTVQGYDFARTVAGALRGCLSENEICHLAEYFRSPDGGGVAYGLFLDVVAGEDEGVGGKELERTLSVSEHRRLSLVLMEIAQALRFREQVLRPYFEDYDLIAGNGGSVTLAYFKRVLYFLGITLRKPEFTLLAKRFMVGHYKIDYEAFIEEIDGLLRYLDGRGPIDRECDGEVPAKIIAVDLPKVVRPEVGTVDLAKVLQKDTAYHPCLAPSRQERDFRTLMLRIQRYVWENRVRIREFFEQYDTFQCGLISRSQFVRAMDAVGLSGLHRMPLTDGEVRSVCDRYGDARDVNRIRWDRFTDDVDEVFTVKNLDRGAFREVESPPEEVRGLEREGCREGRDLAKELVDCIRTLVAARRVLIEPVFKDFDPHRNGHISRSQVGEALSMAGVFITEEQRYALNERYSDDLGFNYVNFLKDFDPCPKIASAYEEMQDRLAKINADAGPEPHPHEQDIVRVLAKVKGQVVRRRLRIVDYMRGFDPLNHHRITCDQFRRGLATASIDLSPTEVRTLARIFQTPLHHDTVDYKRFCDTVAEVDYQCNLEKAPRLVPLRHFPSEDGPHNHLNFEERTIVSKALQRLARQADVVSNLSAPLRDFDRNHLGVVNRNQLIRAMATRGELHNAVSSREFELLCKCFGVEIGHRREVNYRALLAALDYLYANRENHPF; via the exons ATGAAGCTACCCTGCCAGGAAAACCCAACCGCCGAG AACGATCGCGCCCTTCTCGCGTGGAAGCTATGTACGCGCATCCGCGCCACGCTGGACCGCTACCACGCGCAAGATCTGCGCAACTGCCTACGCAGGCACGACCTCTGCTCCTCCGGCACCGTCCAGGGGTACGACTTTGCGCGGACGGTTGCCGGCGCACTGCGCGGCTGTCTCAGCGAGAACGAGATCTGCCACCTGGCGGAGTACTTCCGGTCGCCGGACGGGGGAGGGGTGGCGTACGGGCTGTTTTTGGACGTCGTGGCCGGGGAGGATGAAGGGGTTGGTGGGAAGGAGCTTGAACGGACGCTTTCGGTCAGTGAGCATCGGAGGTTGTCGCTGGTGCTGATGGAGATCGCGCAGGCGCTGCGCTTTCGCGAGCAGGTTCTGCGGCCTTACTTTGAAGATTACGATTTGATAGCGGGGAATGGTGGGTCGGTCACGTTGGCGTACTTCAAGCGGGTTCTGTACTTTTTGGGGATCACTCTGAGGAAGCCGGAGTTTACGCTGTTGGCGAAGCGGTTCATGGTTGGTCACTACAAGATCGACTACGAAGCGTTCATCGAGGAGATCGACGGACTGCTGCGGTATTTGGACGGGCGCGGTCCGATCGACCGGGAATGCGACGGAGAGGTACCGGCGAAGATCATCGCGGTAGATCTGCCGAAGGTTGTTCGACCGGAGGTCGGGACCGTTGATTTGGCGAAGGTTCTGCAGAAAGATACGGCGTATCATCCGTGCTTGGCGCCGTCGAGACAGGAGCGTGACTTCCGGACGTTGATGCTGCGCATTCAGCGGTACGTCTGGGAGAACCGGGTTCGGATTCGGGAGTTTTTCGAGCAGTACGACACGTTCCAGTGTGGCTTGATCAGTCGGAGTCAGTTTGTGCGGGCGATGGACGCGGTGGGGCTGTCCGGACTGCATCGAATGCCGTTGACGGACGGGGAGGTTCGGAGTGTGTGCGATCGGTACGGGGATGCGCGGGACGTGAACAGGATTCGGTGGGATCGCTTTACGGACGACGTTGATGAGGTGTTTACGGTGAAGAATTTGGATAGGGGTGCGTTTAGGGAGGTTGAGTCTCCGCCGGAGGAGGTTCGGGGTTTGGAACGGGAAGGTTGTAGGGAGGGGAGAGATTTGGCGAAGGAGCTTGTCGACTGCATTCGGACGCTGGTAGCGGCTCGCCGAGTCTTGATCGAGCCGGTGTTCAAGGACTTTGATCCTCACCGAAATGGGCACATCAGTCGAAGTCAGGTGGGGGAAGCGCTCTCGATGGCTGGGGTGTTTATAACCGAAGAGCAGCGGTACGCTTTGAACGAGCGGTACAGCGATGATCTTGGGTTCAACTACGTGAACTTTTTGAAAGACTTCGACCCCTGTCCGAAGATAGCTTCAGCG TACGAAGAAATGCAAGATCGCTTGGCGAAGATCAACGCGGACGCCGGACCGGAACCTCATCCACACGAGCAAGATATCGTGCGCGTACTGGCCAAGGTCAAGGGCCAGGTAGTGCGTCGAAGACTTCGAATCGTCGACTACATGCGTGGTTTCGATCCGCTGAACCACCACCGCATCACCTGCGATCAGTTCCGCCGTGGACTGGCAACGGCCTCGATCGACCTGTCCCCAACCGAAGTGCGGACGCTGGCCCGAATCTTCCAGACTCCGCTGCACCACGATACGGTCGACTACAAGCGGTTCTGCGACACGGTCGCCGAGGTGGACTACCAGTGCAACCTGGAGAAGGCGCCCCGCCTGGTTCCGCTGCGTCACTTCCCGTCCGAAGATGGTCCCCACAACCACCTGAACTTTGAAGAGCGCACGATCGTGTCCAAAGCGCTGCAGAGGTTGGCCCGCCAGGCGGATGTCGTGTCGAATCTGAGCGCCCCGTTGCGCGACTTTGACCGCAACCACCTCGGCGTGGTCAACCGGAACCAGCTGATCCGGGCGATGGCGACCCGCGGTGAACTGCACAACGCCGTCTCGAGCCGCGAGTTTGAGTTGCTGTGCAAGTGCTTTGGCGTCGAGATTGGGCACCGGCGGGAGGTCAACTACCGGGCGCTGCTGGCTGCTCTCGACTATCTGTACGCAAACCGGGAGAATCACCCCTTTTGA
- the LOC120422549 gene encoding serine-arginine protein 55 isoform X4, which translates to MVGSRVYVGGLPYGVRERDLERFFKGYGRTRDILIKNGYGFVEFEDYRDADDAVYELNGKELLGERVVVEPARGTARGPGGRREYDRGGDRYGDRGRGGGGRYDNSRYGPPLRTEYRLIVENLSSRVSWQDLKDYMRQAGEVTYADAHKQRKNEGVVEFATSSDMKTAIEKLDDTELNGRRIRLVEDRGGRNGGSSGGRNGRGRSRSSSSRSRSRSRRRSSRSRSRSRRSSRSRSKSRSRSKSRSASVASKRSRSRSNKSRERDSKSKSRSRSVERDRSRSRSKSKDAKSRSRSPRSRSRSKSKDNKSRSRSRSAHSRSRSRGGSRGGSRGGSRDRSRSPADKRDGKSRSASPKNNDHSPERNESMDD; encoded by the exons ATGGTCGGGTCGAGAGTGTACGTCGGTGGACTGCCGTACGGTGTCCGCGAGCGCGACCTGGAGCGCTTCTTCAAGGGCTACGGAAGGACGCGCGACATTCTGATCAAGAACGGATACGGGTTTGTG GAATTTGAAGACTACCGCGACGCAGACGACGCCGTCTACGAACTCAACGGGAAAGAGCTGCTAGGGGAACG AGTGGTCGTTGAACCTGCCCGCGGGACGGCACGTGGGCCCGGCGGCCGGCGCGAGTATGACCGCGGTGGCGATCGGTACGGCGATCGCGGACGGGGCGGCGGTGGCCGCTATGACAA CTCCCGCTACGGACCACCCCTGCGGACCGAGTACCGCCTGATTGTGGAGAATCTGTCGTCGCGCGTTAGCTGGCAG GACCTGAAGGACTACATGCGCCAAGCCGGAGAGGTCACCTACGCCGATGCCCACAAGCAGCGCAAGAATGAGGG TGTCGTCGAGTTCGCGACCAGTTCGGACATGAAGACCGCCATCGAGAAGCTGGACGATACGGAGCTGAACGGACGTCGCATCCGGCTGGTGGAGGACCGCGGTGGACGCAACGGTGGCAGCAGCGGAGGCCGCAACGGACGGGGCCGCTCTCGGTCGTCCAGCAGCCGTTCGCGGTCCCGCTCGAGGCGCCGCTCCAGCCGTAGCAGATCTCGGTCGCGTCGCTCCAGCCGCAGCCGGTCCAAGTCCCGTAGCCGGTCCAAATCGCGCAGTGCCAGCGTCGCCTCCAAGCGGTCCCGATCCCGCTCCAA CAAATCCCGCGAGCGCGACTCCAAGTCCAAGTCGCGATCCCGCTCCGTCGAGCGCGACCGCAGCCGAAGCCGGTCCAAGTCCAAGGACGCCAAGTCACGCAGCCGCAGCCCCCGCTCCCGGTCGCGCTCCAAGTCCAAGGATAACAAATCCCGCAGCCGCTCGCGGTCGGCGCACTCGCGTTCCCGCTCCCGGGGAGGCTCCCGTGGTGGGTCGCGCGGCGGTTCCCGCGACCGGTCACGCTCGCCGGCAGACAAACGGGACGGAAAATCCCGGTCGGCGTCGCCCAAGAACAACGACCACTCGCCCGAGCGCAACGAAAGCATGGACGACTAG
- the LOC120422581 gene encoding lysosomal acid phosphatase, giving the protein MGGWDCWQKGKRGMTVSVCFLGTICLSVMMAYLVFGDSTDEEGVRSLRMIAIIFRHGDRSPTEFYPNDPHRNHPWTGGLGALSELGSQQMYNLGKNLRPRYYRLLPPNGLYSKDHMYIVSSYAERCIMSAQSFMAGFMPPLENTNPLPIPWQPVAINTLQRDRDTILAQKKPCPRYEQSLQRLMAYPPKDIRDLNERNAALYKTLTLSTGQNISTILDVELLYNTLEIEKHAGLELPDWTETIFPEKMLPLAERSLALFTETPLMKKIKGGAIVSELLDNMIRKRSGILTPERSIFIYSAHDVTLVNLMRALGVVDQATGKPDFSATLVAELHHSITFDDDFELKFVYYFNSEDKYPKELRIPNCGDPCSLTRFGQLMESVHLKSYDEVCQLV; this is encoded by the exons ATGGGAGGCTGGGACTGCTGGCAGAAGGGGAAACGGGGTATGACCGTTTCGGTTTGCTTCCTGGGCACGATCTGCCTGTCGGTGATGATGGCCTACCTGGTGTTTGGCGATAGTACCGACGAGGAGGGCGTTCGTTCGCTGCGTATGATCGCCATCATATTCCGCCATGGGGACCGCTCGCCGACCGAGTTCTACCCGAATGACCCCCATCGGAATCATCCGTGGACGGGAGGGTTGGGCGCACTGTCCGAG CTGGGATCACAGCAGATGTACAACCTAGGGAAGAATCTACGGCCACGGTACTACCGGCTGCTACCTCCGAACGGACTCTACTCCAAGGATCACATGTACATCGTGAGCAGCTACGCCGAACGGTGCATCATGAGCGCCCAAAGCTTCATGGCCGGATTTATGCCGCCGTTGGAGAACACAAACCCGCTGCCGATTCCGTGGCAACCGGTGGCCATCAACACGTTGCAACGCGATCGGGACACGATCTTGGCTCAGAAGAAGCCCTGCCCGCGGTACGAACAGTCCCTTCAGCGGCTGATGGCCTACCCGCCGAAGGACATTCGCGACCTCAACGAAAGGAACGCCGCCCTTTACAAAACCCTCACCCTGTCAACCGGACAGAACATCAGCACCATCTTGGACGTCGAACTGCTGTACAACACGTTGGAGATCGAGAAGCACGCCGGCCTCGAACTGCCCGACTGGACCGAAACGATCTTCCCCGAGAAGATGCTTCCGCTGGCGGAACGAAGTCTCGCCCTGTTCACCGAGACGCCGCTCATGAAGAAGATCAAGGGCGGGGCGATCGTGAGCGAACTGCTCGACAACATGATCCGCAAACGGTCCGGAATCCTAACGCCCGAGCGGTCCATCTTCATCTACTCGGCGCACGACGTCACGCTGGTCAACCTGATGCGGGCGCTCGGCGTGGTCGACCAGGCCACCGGGAAGCCGGACTTTTCGGCGACGCTCGTGGCCGAGCTGCACCACAGCATCACGTTCGACGACGACTTCGAGCTCAAGTTTGTGTACTACTTCAACAGCGAGGACAAGTACCCGAAGGAGCTGCGCATCCCCAACTGCGGCGATCCGTGCTCGTTGACGCGGTTCGGCCAGCTGATGGAGTCGGTCCACCTCAAGAGTTACGACGAAGTGTGCCAGCTGGTGTGA
- the LOC120422549 gene encoding serine-arginine protein 55 isoform X1 — MVGSRVYVGGLPYGVRERDLERFFKGYGRTRDILIKNGYGFVEFEDYRDADDAVYELNGKELLGERVVVEPARGTARGPGGRREYDRGGDRYGDRGRGGGGRYDKNSSRYGPPLRTEYRLIVENLSSRVSWQDLKDYMRQAGEVTYADAHKQRKNEGTRGRHSPQYYGVVEFATSSDMKTAIEKLDDTELNGRRIRLVEDRGGRNGGSSGGRNGRGRSRSSSSRSRSRSRRRSSRSRSRSRRSSRSRSKSRSRSKSRSASVASKRSRSRSNKSRERDSKSKSRSRSVERDRSRSRSKSKDAKSRSRSPRSRSRSKSKDNKSRSRSRSAHSRSRSRGGSRGGSRGGSRDRSRSPADKRDGKSRSASPKNNDHSPERNESMDD; from the exons ATGGTCGGGTCGAGAGTGTACGTCGGTGGACTGCCGTACGGTGTCCGCGAGCGCGACCTGGAGCGCTTCTTCAAGGGCTACGGAAGGACGCGCGACATTCTGATCAAGAACGGATACGGGTTTGTG GAATTTGAAGACTACCGCGACGCAGACGACGCCGTCTACGAACTCAACGGGAAAGAGCTGCTAGGGGAACG AGTGGTCGTTGAACCTGCCCGCGGGACGGCACGTGGGCCCGGCGGCCGGCGCGAGTATGACCGCGGTGGCGATCGGTACGGCGATCGCGGACGGGGCGGCGGTGGCCGCTATGACAA GAACAGCTCCCGCTACGGACCACCCCTGCGGACCGAGTACCGCCTGATTGTGGAGAATCTGTCGTCGCGCGTTAGCTGGCAG GACCTGAAGGACTACATGCGCCAAGCCGGAGAGGTCACCTACGCCGATGCCCACAAGCAGCGCAAGAATGAGGG GACCCGCGGGCGCCATTCACCGCAATACTACGG TGTCGTCGAGTTCGCGACCAGTTCGGACATGAAGACCGCCATCGAGAAGCTGGACGATACGGAGCTGAACGGACGTCGCATCCGGCTGGTGGAGGACCGCGGTGGACGCAACGGTGGCAGCAGCGGAGGCCGCAACGGACGGGGCCGCTCTCGGTCGTCCAGCAGCCGTTCGCGGTCCCGCTCGAGGCGCCGCTCCAGCCGTAGCAGATCTCGGTCGCGTCGCTCCAGCCGCAGCCGGTCCAAGTCCCGTAGCCGGTCCAAATCGCGCAGTGCCAGCGTCGCCTCCAAGCGGTCCCGATCCCGCTCCAA CAAATCCCGCGAGCGCGACTCCAAGTCCAAGTCGCGATCCCGCTCCGTCGAGCGCGACCGCAGCCGAAGCCGGTCCAAGTCCAAGGACGCCAAGTCACGCAGCCGCAGCCCCCGCTCCCGGTCGCGCTCCAAGTCCAAGGATAACAAATCCCGCAGCCGCTCGCGGTCGGCGCACTCGCGTTCCCGCTCCCGGGGAGGCTCCCGTGGTGGGTCGCGCGGCGGTTCCCGCGACCGGTCACGCTCGCCGGCAGACAAACGGGACGGAAAATCCCGGTCGGCGTCGCCCAAGAACAACGACCACTCGCCCGAGCGCAACGAAAGCATGGACGACTAG
- the LOC120422549 gene encoding serine-arginine protein 55 isoform X3 yields the protein MVGSRVYVGGLPYGVRERDLERFFKGYGRTRDILIKNGYGFVEFEDYRDADDAVYELNGKELLGERVVVEPARGTARGPGGRREYDRGGDRYGDRGRGGGGRYDKNSSRYGPPLRTEYRLIVENLSSRVSWQDLKDYMRQAGEVTYADAHKQRKNEGVVEFATSSDMKTAIEKLDDTELNGRRIRLVEDRGGRNGGSSGGRNGRGRSRSSSSRSRSRSRRRSSRSRSRSRRSSRSRSKSRSRSKSRSASVASKRSRSRSNKSRERDSKSKSRSRSVERDRSRSRSKSKDAKSRSRSPRSRSRSKSKDNKSRSRSRSAHSRSRSRGGSRGGSRGGSRDRSRSPADKRDGKSRSASPKNNDHSPERNESMDD from the exons ATGGTCGGGTCGAGAGTGTACGTCGGTGGACTGCCGTACGGTGTCCGCGAGCGCGACCTGGAGCGCTTCTTCAAGGGCTACGGAAGGACGCGCGACATTCTGATCAAGAACGGATACGGGTTTGTG GAATTTGAAGACTACCGCGACGCAGACGACGCCGTCTACGAACTCAACGGGAAAGAGCTGCTAGGGGAACG AGTGGTCGTTGAACCTGCCCGCGGGACGGCACGTGGGCCCGGCGGCCGGCGCGAGTATGACCGCGGTGGCGATCGGTACGGCGATCGCGGACGGGGCGGCGGTGGCCGCTATGACAA GAACAGCTCCCGCTACGGACCACCCCTGCGGACCGAGTACCGCCTGATTGTGGAGAATCTGTCGTCGCGCGTTAGCTGGCAG GACCTGAAGGACTACATGCGCCAAGCCGGAGAGGTCACCTACGCCGATGCCCACAAGCAGCGCAAGAATGAGGG TGTCGTCGAGTTCGCGACCAGTTCGGACATGAAGACCGCCATCGAGAAGCTGGACGATACGGAGCTGAACGGACGTCGCATCCGGCTGGTGGAGGACCGCGGTGGACGCAACGGTGGCAGCAGCGGAGGCCGCAACGGACGGGGCCGCTCTCGGTCGTCCAGCAGCCGTTCGCGGTCCCGCTCGAGGCGCCGCTCCAGCCGTAGCAGATCTCGGTCGCGTCGCTCCAGCCGCAGCCGGTCCAAGTCCCGTAGCCGGTCCAAATCGCGCAGTGCCAGCGTCGCCTCCAAGCGGTCCCGATCCCGCTCCAA CAAATCCCGCGAGCGCGACTCCAAGTCCAAGTCGCGATCCCGCTCCGTCGAGCGCGACCGCAGCCGAAGCCGGTCCAAGTCCAAGGACGCCAAGTCACGCAGCCGCAGCCCCCGCTCCCGGTCGCGCTCCAAGTCCAAGGATAACAAATCCCGCAGCCGCTCGCGGTCGGCGCACTCGCGTTCCCGCTCCCGGGGAGGCTCCCGTGGTGGGTCGCGCGGCGGTTCCCGCGACCGGTCACGCTCGCCGGCAGACAAACGGGACGGAAAATCCCGGTCGGCGTCGCCCAAGAACAACGACCACTCGCCCGAGCGCAACGAAAGCATGGACGACTAG
- the LOC120422549 gene encoding serine-arginine protein 55 isoform X2, whose product MVGSRVYVGGLPYGVRERDLERFFKGYGRTRDILIKNGYGFVEFEDYRDADDAVYELNGKELLGERVVVEPARGTARGPGGRREYDRGGDRYGDRGRGGGGRYDNSRYGPPLRTEYRLIVENLSSRVSWQDLKDYMRQAGEVTYADAHKQRKNEGTRGRHSPQYYGVVEFATSSDMKTAIEKLDDTELNGRRIRLVEDRGGRNGGSSGGRNGRGRSRSSSSRSRSRSRRRSSRSRSRSRRSSRSRSKSRSRSKSRSASVASKRSRSRSNKSRERDSKSKSRSRSVERDRSRSRSKSKDAKSRSRSPRSRSRSKSKDNKSRSRSRSAHSRSRSRGGSRGGSRGGSRDRSRSPADKRDGKSRSASPKNNDHSPERNESMDD is encoded by the exons ATGGTCGGGTCGAGAGTGTACGTCGGTGGACTGCCGTACGGTGTCCGCGAGCGCGACCTGGAGCGCTTCTTCAAGGGCTACGGAAGGACGCGCGACATTCTGATCAAGAACGGATACGGGTTTGTG GAATTTGAAGACTACCGCGACGCAGACGACGCCGTCTACGAACTCAACGGGAAAGAGCTGCTAGGGGAACG AGTGGTCGTTGAACCTGCCCGCGGGACGGCACGTGGGCCCGGCGGCCGGCGCGAGTATGACCGCGGTGGCGATCGGTACGGCGATCGCGGACGGGGCGGCGGTGGCCGCTATGACAA CTCCCGCTACGGACCACCCCTGCGGACCGAGTACCGCCTGATTGTGGAGAATCTGTCGTCGCGCGTTAGCTGGCAG GACCTGAAGGACTACATGCGCCAAGCCGGAGAGGTCACCTACGCCGATGCCCACAAGCAGCGCAAGAATGAGGG GACCCGCGGGCGCCATTCACCGCAATACTACGG TGTCGTCGAGTTCGCGACCAGTTCGGACATGAAGACCGCCATCGAGAAGCTGGACGATACGGAGCTGAACGGACGTCGCATCCGGCTGGTGGAGGACCGCGGTGGACGCAACGGTGGCAGCAGCGGAGGCCGCAACGGACGGGGCCGCTCTCGGTCGTCCAGCAGCCGTTCGCGGTCCCGCTCGAGGCGCCGCTCCAGCCGTAGCAGATCTCGGTCGCGTCGCTCCAGCCGCAGCCGGTCCAAGTCCCGTAGCCGGTCCAAATCGCGCAGTGCCAGCGTCGCCTCCAAGCGGTCCCGATCCCGCTCCAA CAAATCCCGCGAGCGCGACTCCAAGTCCAAGTCGCGATCCCGCTCCGTCGAGCGCGACCGCAGCCGAAGCCGGTCCAAGTCCAAGGACGCCAAGTCACGCAGCCGCAGCCCCCGCTCCCGGTCGCGCTCCAAGTCCAAGGATAACAAATCCCGCAGCCGCTCGCGGTCGGCGCACTCGCGTTCCCGCTCCCGGGGAGGCTCCCGTGGTGGGTCGCGCGGCGGTTCCCGCGACCGGTCACGCTCGCCGGCAGACAAACGGGACGGAAAATCCCGGTCGGCGTCGCCCAAGAACAACGACCACTCGCCCGAGCGCAACGAAAGCATGGACGACTAG
- the LOC120422566 gene encoding kanadaptin — protein sequence MTDDDGTFKKPSVDLLVKARKPELPPGTSKVTDIVPEEAPAAAASGKELAGDGNEIPPVPYREPAWSRKCASGLNYGFEVLKNGVIIEEVKQLQSRAFWLFGRLPNCDVNMAHPTISRYHAILQYRGPEEQGEDGDEEEEETTKRHVTVEPGWYLYDLSSTHGTFLNKQRLPPKTYVRVRVGYMVKLGSSSRSYILTGPAEDEDAPSEMTITEMKDLREKQNKLREEMAEIERQERERVAKLKEEEGVSWGMGEDADEETDLAHNPYAMSNNEELFLDDPKKTLRGYFEREGHELDYKLEELSAGSYVCRVELPVDDDFGRPIVAEATHKGKKKEVVVQCALEACRILDRYGLLRQATHEPRRRHKKTSDSDDDDDYLDRTGDVERRRQRKQTKASAEVHTYEDLIRQESELLEKLEDIETRLQRRQLIEKGTRLPENDDDVDEFLEKLSDDKPYDKFEVRRLRLEKDRLTKDHVTLQKLIKIAKPLDLPSMSGQPGSSADGKDQLKKKMLPLFGKRNKLSASFGIKKSEIKVGGSTSAHGEEVEEDEEDAAAAAPPKKEEPPKQAAEPKRVHGPSFNPDLLEQHRKKVVVESSSEPEKKPQKKRKSEADCEEPSGSGSVEGVDSKKKRSRNRAGRERNRDNVDFDDSEELQAEDKNVEWVPPQGQSGDGMTSLNQKFGY from the exons ATGACCGACGACGACGGGACCTTCAAGAAGCCATCGGTCGACCTACTGGTCAAAGCCCGCAAGCCGGAACTCCCACCGGGAACTTCGAAGGTGACGGACATCGTCCCCGAGGAGGCGCCAGCAGCAGCCGCAAGCGGTAAGGAGTTGGCCGGCGATGGGAACGAAATTCCGCCGGTGCCGTACCGCGAGCCAGCCTGGTCGCGCAAGTGTGCGTCGGGGCTGAACTACGGGTTTGAGGTGCTGAAGAACGGGGTGATTATTGAGGAGGTCAAGCAGCTGCAGAGCAGGGCGTTTTGGCTGTTTGGCCGGTTGCCGAATTGTGATGTTAACATGGCCCATCCAACGATATCGCGCTATCACGCGATTCTGCAGTATCGGGGACCTGAGGAGCAGGGGGAGGATGGggatgaggaggaggaagagACGACGAAGCGGCACGTGACCGTGGAACCGGGATGGTATCTGTACGATCTGAGTAGTACTCATGGGACGTTCTTGAACAAGCAGCGATTGCCGCCGAAGACGTACGTCCGGGTTCGGGTGGGTTATATGGTGAAGTTGGGCTCGAGCTCGCGGTCGTACATTTTGACTGGACCGGCGGAGGACGAGGACGCGCCGTCGGAGATGACCATCACGGAGATGAAGGACCTGCGCGAGAAGCAGAACAAGTTGCGGGAAGAAATGGCCGAAATTGAACGGCAGGAACGCGAGCGGGTCGCGAAGCTCAAGGAAGAGGAAGGGGTCAGCTGGGGGATGGGCGAGGACGCGGACGAGGAGACGGATTTGGCGCACAATCCGTACGCCATGTCCAACAACGAGGAGCTGTTTCTGGACGACCCGAAGAAGACGCTGCGGGGTTACTTTGAGCGGGAAGGTCACGAGCTGGATTATAAGCTGGAGGAACTTTCGGCGGGGTCTTACGTGTGTCGGGTTGAACTGCCCGTTGACGATGATTTTGGCCGGCCGATTGTGGCGGAAGCCACCCACAAGGGCAAGAAGAAGGAAGTGGTGGTGCAGTGCGCGTTGGAAGCCTGTCGGATTCTGGACCGATACGGGCTGTTGAGGCAGGCAACGCACG AGCCCCGTCGACGGCACAAGAAAACGTCCGAttcggacgacgacgacgactacctGGACCGAACCGGGGACGTCGAGCGGCGCCGCCAGCGGAAGCAAACCAAAGCGTCGGCCGAAGTGCACACCTACGAAGATCTCATCCGGCAAGAGTCGGAGTTGCTGGAAAAGTTGGAGGACATTGAGACGCGTCTGCAGCGTCGTCAGCTCATCGAGAAGGGCACCCGGCTGCcggaaaacgacgacgacgtggaCGAATTCCTCGAGAAGCTCTCCGACGACAAGCCGTACGACAAGTTCGAGGTGCGCCGACTTCGGCTCGAAAAGGACCGGCTCACGAAGGACCACGTGACGCTGCAGAAGCTCATCAAAATTGCCAAGCCGTTGGACCTGCCCAGCATGAGCGGCCAACCCGGATCGTCCGCCGATGGCAAGGACCAGCTCAAGAAGAAGATGCTGCCCCTGTTTGGCAAGCGGAACAAACTGTCCGCTTCGTTTGGAATCAAAAAGTCCGAGATTAAGGTCGGCGGCTCGACCAGCGCGCACGGCGAGGAGGTCGAAGAAGACGAGGAGGACGCTGCTGCGGCTGCGCCGCCCAAAAAGGAAGAACCGCCGAAGCAGGCGGCCGAACCGAAGCGAGTTCACGGTCCCTCCTTCAACCCGGACCTGCTCGAGCAGCACCGGAAAAAGGTTGTGGTCGAAAGCAGCAGCGAGCCGGAGAAGAAACCGCAGAAAAAGCGAAAAAGTGAAGCAGACTGTGAAGAACCGTCCGGGTCCGGGTCGGTGGAGGGCGTGGACAGCAAGAAGAAGCGCAGCCGGAATAGGGCGGGACGCGAACGGAATCGGGACAACGTGGACTTTGACGACAGCGAGGAGCTGCAGGCCGAGGACAAGAACGTCGAGTGGGTTCCGCCGCAGGGTCAGAGCGGGGACGGGATGACGTCGCTCAACCAGAAGTTTGGGTACTGA
- the LOC120422549 gene encoding serine-arginine protein 55 isoform X5 has translation MVGSRVYVGGLPYGVRERDLERFFKGYGRTRDILIKNGYGFVEFEDYRDADDAVYELNGKELLGERVVVEPARGTARGPGGRREYDRGGDRYGDRGRGGGGRYDKNSSRYGPPLRTEYRLIVENLSSRVSWQATLLSKT, from the exons ATGGTCGGGTCGAGAGTGTACGTCGGTGGACTGCCGTACGGTGTCCGCGAGCGCGACCTGGAGCGCTTCTTCAAGGGCTACGGAAGGACGCGCGACATTCTGATCAAGAACGGATACGGGTTTGTG GAATTTGAAGACTACCGCGACGCAGACGACGCCGTCTACGAACTCAACGGGAAAGAGCTGCTAGGGGAACG AGTGGTCGTTGAACCTGCCCGCGGGACGGCACGTGGGCCCGGCGGCCGGCGCGAGTATGACCGCGGTGGCGATCGGTACGGCGATCGCGGACGGGGCGGCGGTGGCCGCTATGACAA GAACAGCTCCCGCTACGGACCACCCCTGCGGACCGAGTACCGCCTGATTGTGGAGAATCTGTCGTCGCGCGTTAGCTGGCAG GCAACCCTCCTTTCAAAAACGTGA